A single genomic interval of Arthrobacter methylotrophus harbors:
- a CDS encoding YegP family protein: protein MKGSIEVYTDNAGFYRFRIKDGNGAVIVTSEAYGSKDEALINLESVQNGAASTPVVDLIGLEKD from the coding sequence ATGAAAGGCAGCATTGAGGTTTACACGGACAATGCGGGGTTCTATAGGTTTCGGATCAAGGACGGCAACGGGGCGGTCATTGTCACAAGCGAGGCTTACGGCAGCAAGGACGAAGCTCTGATAAATCTTGAATCGGTGCAGAACGGCGCCGCTTCTACCCCCGTCGTGGATCTCATCGGCTTGGAAAAAGACTAG
- a CDS encoding FtsX-like permease family protein gives MTGPVEPQQPRPSGLPYPNQPANHQRGAPAQDPSTFAASAAPRSNPVARSRDRAPILRLTWMLSRPGAQSPAALLLPAVAFAVTTAIVLTVLGGAMMFWRWTNESAETFQYLSIVALALLLVPFVSLGGSAARLSARRRDDRLATLRLLGATPADVMKMTILESTGVAIIGAVAGVVLYYAISPLVGLIHFGGTGIGAAALWINPLLIIAVIASVAVIAGASAAIGLRQVNISPLGVRTKQSAPTVRGLRIIIGLLGIGAAFRALQIAKEDPNFTIFVLVICGAFAIGVGILNLIGPWAISRAARRSVKRARSAQRLLAARNILESPKGAWRQVSGVAMTSFIAVAAGSLMAVAATDDPETAIMNADIRTGVLIVLFTSFIITACSVGVNQASAIYDRRELYVSLDRLGMPREVIENARTRAVMSPLLLVSLGSAIIAGILVFPLFGIALIIAPLSTLVIAASLTAGIGIVWLALMATRPVLTTVLHQPERI, from the coding sequence ATGACCGGCCCGGTAGAGCCTCAGCAGCCGAGGCCCTCAGGTCTTCCGTACCCCAACCAACCGGCGAACCACCAACGGGGCGCGCCTGCACAAGACCCGTCGACGTTCGCGGCCTCAGCCGCGCCCCGTTCGAACCCCGTGGCCCGGTCCCGCGATCGCGCACCGATCCTGCGGCTGACCTGGATGCTTTCACGCCCGGGGGCCCAGAGCCCAGCAGCCCTTCTCCTGCCCGCCGTCGCTTTCGCCGTCACCACGGCCATCGTGCTCACCGTGCTCGGAGGCGCGATGATGTTCTGGCGGTGGACGAACGAATCCGCGGAGACGTTCCAGTACCTCAGCATCGTCGCCCTCGCCCTCCTGCTCGTACCGTTCGTATCGCTTGGCGGTTCTGCGGCGCGACTGTCCGCCCGCCGCCGAGACGATCGCCTCGCGACGTTGAGGCTGCTTGGCGCGACGCCGGCGGATGTCATGAAGATGACAATCCTTGAATCGACCGGGGTCGCGATCATCGGTGCGGTCGCCGGCGTCGTACTGTATTACGCGATATCGCCCCTGGTCGGTCTGATCCACTTCGGCGGTACGGGCATCGGAGCCGCTGCGCTCTGGATAAACCCGCTCCTCATCATCGCTGTGATCGCAAGCGTTGCCGTCATCGCCGGAGCCAGCGCCGCGATCGGCCTCCGCCAAGTCAACATCTCGCCCCTGGGCGTGCGGACCAAGCAGAGCGCGCCGACCGTGCGCGGGCTGAGGATCATCATCGGTCTCCTCGGCATCGGAGCGGCATTCAGGGCGCTCCAAATCGCGAAGGAAGACCCGAATTTCACCATTTTCGTACTAGTCATCTGCGGCGCGTTCGCTATCGGGGTCGGCATCCTGAACCTCATCGGACCATGGGCGATCTCCAGAGCCGCCCGGAGAAGCGTCAAACGCGCACGATCAGCCCAGCGTCTGCTCGCCGCACGCAACATCCTGGAATCGCCCAAAGGCGCATGGAGACAAGTCAGCGGTGTCGCGATGACCAGCTTCATCGCCGTCGCCGCCGGGTCGCTCATGGCCGTGGCGGCGACCGACGACCCCGAGACAGCGATCATGAACGCCGATATCCGCACAGGCGTCCTGATCGTTCTCTTCACTTCCTTCATCATCACTGCCTGCTCAGTCGGAGTGAATCAGGCCTCCGCCATCTACGATCGCCGGGAACTCTACGTGAGCCTCGACCGGCTCGGAATGCCGCGTGAAGTCATCGAGAACGCCAGAACCCGTGCCGTCATGAGCCCGCTTCTCCTCGTCAGCCTCGGTTCGGCGATCATCGCTGGAATCCTGGTCTTCCCGCTCTTCGGAATCGCCCTGATCATCGCCCCGTTATCAACACTGGTGATCGCGGCGAGCCTCACTGCAGGCATCGGGATCGTCTGGCTCGCGTTGATGGCAACCCGCCCGGTCCTGACCACCGTTCTGCACCAGCCTGAACGGATCTGA
- a CDS encoding ABC transporter ATP-binding protein, which translates to MDTVIRTVDLHKNFGRVRALDGLDLEVHKGEIHGFLGPNGAGKTTTLRILLGLARASSGSATVLGMHPWADAVELHRRVASIPGDVSLWPNLSGGEAIDLLSRLRDGAVDHATYKERKDHLCELFDFDPSKKGRAYSKGNRQKVALIAALVMDAELYLLDEPTSGLDPLMEAVFTREIRRIVDENGATVLLSSHILSEVEQLAGRVSIIRAGRIVDGGTLDALRHLTRTEISFAQDSVDTHALDTLSQVHDLTVADGRVKFGADSDRVHEVLPLLGTLGVKGLLIAPPSLEELFLRHYGDTVAPLAAQEEDDGGTHHRRHRAVRTGA; encoded by the coding sequence ATGGACACCGTCATCCGCACTGTCGACTTGCACAAGAACTTCGGGCGCGTCAGAGCGCTCGACGGCCTGGACCTCGAGGTCCACAAAGGTGAGATCCACGGCTTCCTCGGGCCGAACGGCGCCGGGAAGACCACCACGCTGCGCATCCTTCTCGGGCTGGCCCGCGCGTCGTCGGGCAGCGCGACGGTTCTGGGCATGCATCCGTGGGCGGACGCCGTCGAGCTCCACCGGCGCGTGGCGAGCATTCCGGGTGACGTGAGCCTCTGGCCCAACCTTTCCGGCGGGGAGGCCATCGACCTCCTTTCCCGACTCCGCGACGGCGCCGTGGACCACGCCACTTACAAGGAGCGCAAGGATCACCTCTGCGAACTCTTCGACTTCGATCCGAGCAAGAAGGGCCGTGCCTATTCGAAGGGAAACCGCCAGAAGGTCGCGCTCATCGCCGCCCTCGTCATGGATGCTGAGCTGTATCTCCTCGACGAGCCCACGAGCGGCCTTGACCCGCTCATGGAGGCTGTTTTCACTCGCGAGATCCGGCGGATCGTGGACGAGAACGGCGCTACCGTGCTGCTCTCGAGCCATATCCTCTCCGAAGTCGAGCAGCTCGCCGGCCGCGTGAGCATCATCCGCGCCGGCCGGATCGTCGACGGCGGCACGCTCGACGCACTGCGCCACCTCACCCGTACGGAAATCTCGTTCGCGCAGGACAGTGTGGACACCCACGCGCTCGACACACTGTCCCAGGTCCACGACCTCACCGTGGCCGACGGGCGCGTCAAATTCGGCGCCGATTCCGATCGCGTCCACGAGGTCCTGCCACTTCTTGGCACCCTCGGGGTCAAAGGCCTGCTCATCGCACCGCCGTCGCTCGAAGAGCTGTTCCTACGCCACTACGGCGACACGGTCGCCCCGCTTGCCGCGCAGGAAGAGGACGACGGCGGCACCCACCATCGGCGCCACCGTGCTGTTCGGACGGGGGCCTGA
- a CDS encoding GbsR/MarR family transcriptional regulator has protein sequence MTSSGIERMPDAAETSAAVLMAAGFPKMPARALMALVVSEDGWLTAAELSEILGASAAAVSGAVRYLQTVGFVHRVSQPGSRRDRYALPDNAWYVASLRQNPVYQRLADLADSTASSLQEGSAARARVKEMGAFYRFLMTRLPELLDEWEHTRLKA, from the coding sequence GTGACAAGTTCCGGGATCGAGCGTATGCCCGACGCCGCCGAGACCTCCGCGGCTGTCCTCATGGCCGCGGGCTTCCCCAAGATGCCAGCCCGCGCGCTGATGGCTCTTGTTGTCTCCGAGGACGGATGGCTGACCGCAGCCGAACTCTCCGAGATACTGGGCGCGAGCGCGGCCGCCGTCTCCGGCGCCGTGCGGTACTTGCAGACCGTCGGCTTCGTGCACAGGGTCTCGCAACCCGGCAGCCGCCGCGACCGCTACGCTCTCCCCGACAACGCATGGTACGTCGCCTCCCTACGGCAGAACCCCGTGTACCAGCGCCTCGCCGACCTCGCCGACTCCACCGCTTCGAGCCTCCAGGAGGGATCTGCTGCGAGGGCCAGGGTCAAAGAAATGGGCGCCTTCTACAGGTTCCTCATGACCCGGCTGCCGGAGCTCCTCGATGAGTGGGAACATACTCGGCTCAAGGCCTAG
- a CDS encoding ABC transporter ATP-binding protein yields the protein MNGHLAYAQILSGANLVKTYGSSYALAGVDVAIAAGESVAIMGPSGSGKTTLLHCLAGIIVPDAGVVEFKSVSRMVRVNELTERDRSRLRRESFGFVFQQGLLVPELTALENVALPLMLAGYPRAEAEGWAMVWLASLGLDGFELRRIGQLSGGQAQRVAIARAQVTGAAVVFADEPTGALDSGTGEEVMSALLASTVGQGRTLVVVTHDDGVAARCSRVIRLRDGRVVEDTASQQPSFPRNLPNGPRA from the coding sequence ATGAATGGTCATCTTGCTTATGCACAGATTCTGTCCGGTGCCAATCTTGTGAAAACCTATGGGAGCAGTTACGCGCTGGCCGGAGTGGATGTCGCTATCGCGGCGGGCGAATCCGTGGCGATCATGGGTCCTTCCGGTTCGGGAAAGACGACCCTGCTCCATTGTCTTGCCGGGATCATCGTGCCGGATGCGGGGGTGGTTGAGTTTAAGTCCGTGTCGCGAATGGTCAGGGTCAATGAGCTCACTGAGCGTGATCGTTCACGTCTGCGCCGGGAATCGTTCGGTTTCGTGTTCCAGCAGGGACTTCTGGTTCCTGAGCTCACGGCTTTGGAGAATGTGGCGCTTCCTCTGATGCTGGCGGGGTACCCTCGTGCGGAGGCCGAGGGCTGGGCGATGGTCTGGCTTGCTTCTCTGGGGCTTGATGGGTTCGAGTTGCGGCGGATCGGTCAGCTCTCGGGTGGTCAGGCGCAGCGTGTCGCGATCGCTCGCGCGCAGGTCACCGGGGCGGCCGTGGTTTTCGCTGATGAGCCGACCGGTGCGCTCGACTCGGGGACCGGTGAAGAGGTGATGAGTGCTCTGCTCGCATCGACCGTTGGTCAGGGGCGCACTCTTGTCGTGGTAACGCATGATGACGGCGTCGCGGCACGGTGCTCCCGCGTGATCCGATTGCGTGACGGCCGTGTCGTCGAGGACACGGCCTCGCAGCAGCCCTCATTCCCAAGGAACCTCCCGAACGGGCCAAGAGCATGA
- a CDS encoding ABC transporter permease gives MTQHTTTGAPVNDALRSHRITFIGCVRSELLKLLSVRSILVTLLACIPVSLLLTLISAPSKAEVMGSDATTNLELLARSYTFTVIFGILLTVIVAVLCISNEYATGQIGSTLTVVPRRLRVIGAKITALAVVVWVIGFAGVALSALLATAMLSGNGPLPEPAALATEILVTAASAATAMTLISLISLCIGGILRSTAFSIAAAFVLILVLPGLVALSPWEWARGLAPFLPINAATALYDPTSIPNPLDPLQALPLLIGFVIVGTTLWALSWTRRDP, from the coding sequence ATGACCCAGCACACCACCACGGGCGCCCCCGTGAACGACGCCCTTCGAAGCCACCGGATCACTTTCATTGGCTGCGTCCGTTCCGAACTTCTCAAACTGCTCTCTGTCCGCTCAATCCTCGTCACTCTGCTGGCCTGCATTCCGGTCAGTCTGCTCTTGACCCTCATCAGTGCACCCTCCAAAGCAGAAGTAATGGGTTCCGACGCCACAACCAACTTGGAACTGCTGGCAAGGTCCTACACATTCACGGTCATTTTCGGCATCCTCCTAACTGTGATCGTCGCCGTGTTGTGCATCAGCAATGAATACGCGACCGGGCAAATCGGATCAACCCTCACCGTCGTCCCCCGGCGCCTGCGGGTCATAGGCGCCAAAATCACGGCACTGGCGGTCGTCGTCTGGGTTATAGGTTTCGCCGGCGTAGCCCTGTCCGCGCTCTTGGCAACAGCCATGCTTTCCGGAAACGGACCACTCCCGGAACCAGCGGCATTGGCAACAGAAATACTGGTAACCGCGGCCTCCGCCGCCACCGCGATGACACTGATCTCACTGATCTCACTGTGCATCGGAGGGATCCTGCGAAGCACCGCGTTCTCCATCGCGGCAGCCTTCGTACTGATCCTCGTCCTGCCCGGCCTCGTTGCACTCTCGCCCTGGGAATGGGCGCGCGGCCTCGCCCCCTTCCTCCCCATCAACGCAGCCACAGCCCTCTACGACCCGACATCCATCCCTAATCCCCTGGACCCACTACAAGCCCTGCCCCTCCTCATCGGATTCGTCATCGTTGGCACCACGCTCTGGGCACTATCCTGGACCCGGCGGGACCCCTAA
- a CDS encoding glycoside hydrolase family 3 protein — MMTAATALLMTGATTAVAAGPTSTVITTTASASPDIEALIAGMSLDEKIGQMTWTHVYGSSADDMSMAASNQERYGVNTPAEVVEKYKLGGVLYFAWSGNTNNPLQVAGLSNGLQQTAVGADGNGIPLAVTIDQEGGLVARIGSPATVLPGNMALAATGDQDLARAQGEILGSEMQAMGINVDFAPVLDLNSNPDNPVIGIRSMGENPALVSELGAAQIEGIQTRSIGAAAKHFPGHGDTSVDSHYGLPIVTYDRATLNKHLEPFRAAIDAGVDMVMTAHIIVEAIDPEMPGTLSYKVLTGLLRDELGFKGLVTTDALDMAAMAAQWSQEEIAVKAIQAGSDILLNSPDVEASFAGVRAAVESGGITEARLDESVRRILEWKVKRGVFEQPVAALSNVDNVVGAAENLATANLISDRAATLLRNEERVLPLAPGSSVLMVGAGSGNPETAGPLLKQQGFTVTEDYENGSSPSAAYRTRAVAAAGKADAVVFTSYNATSNTAQQQMVAELAATGTPVVVIATRNPYDISAFPGADALLNSYGNKKVNFHGVVRAISGAVNPGGKLPVNIPKSDGDGVLLPLGFGLQYDAATPAAVTFTDRPGRGQDSYTIPAVPGVGYLIHGKEIAAGTYRKPAGTVTVTASPTKGYVFTHGAATEWSHTFTTGLSNE, encoded by the coding sequence ATGATGACCGCCGCCACCGCCCTGCTCATGACCGGGGCAACCACGGCTGTCGCCGCCGGACCCACCAGTACGGTTATTACGACGACGGCCTCCGCCTCTCCGGACATCGAAGCGCTGATTGCCGGCATGTCGCTGGACGAAAAGATCGGCCAGATGACGTGGACGCACGTGTACGGTTCATCGGCAGATGACATGTCCATGGCGGCCAGCAACCAAGAACGCTACGGAGTTAATACTCCCGCCGAGGTCGTGGAAAAGTACAAGCTGGGCGGCGTCCTTTACTTCGCATGGTCAGGGAACACCAACAACCCCCTGCAGGTTGCGGGCCTCTCCAACGGCCTGCAGCAAACGGCAGTGGGTGCTGACGGAAACGGCATTCCGCTCGCAGTCACCATCGACCAGGAAGGTGGCCTGGTCGCCCGCATCGGATCACCGGCTACAGTGCTCCCGGGCAACATGGCCCTGGCCGCTACAGGAGACCAGGACCTGGCCCGGGCACAGGGCGAAATCCTGGGATCCGAGATGCAGGCCATGGGAATCAACGTCGACTTCGCGCCCGTCCTGGACCTCAACTCCAACCCTGACAACCCAGTCATCGGAATCCGTTCCATGGGCGAGAACCCTGCGCTCGTCAGCGAACTCGGTGCTGCCCAGATCGAAGGCATACAGACCCGCAGCATCGGAGCAGCAGCCAAACACTTCCCCGGCCACGGCGACACCTCCGTTGACTCCCACTACGGACTGCCCATCGTCACCTACGACCGCGCCACCCTCAACAAGCACCTTGAACCATTCAGGGCCGCGATCGATGCGGGCGTGGACATGGTCATGACGGCACACATCATCGTCGAGGCCATCGATCCCGAAATGCCCGGCACGTTGTCGTACAAGGTCCTCACGGGGTTGCTCCGTGATGAGCTGGGATTCAAGGGACTGGTCACCACGGACGCCCTGGACATGGCCGCGATGGCTGCTCAATGGTCGCAGGAAGAGATTGCCGTCAAGGCCATTCAGGCCGGCTCCGACATCCTCCTTAACTCTCCCGACGTCGAGGCCTCGTTCGCTGGGGTGCGTGCCGCCGTCGAGTCGGGCGGGATCACCGAAGCCCGGCTCGATGAGTCCGTTCGACGGATCCTCGAGTGGAAGGTCAAGCGCGGAGTCTTCGAGCAGCCCGTGGCAGCTCTCAGCAATGTAGACAACGTAGTTGGAGCCGCTGAGAACCTCGCCACAGCCAATCTGATCTCCGACCGCGCCGCCACCCTGCTGCGCAACGAGGAGCGGGTATTGCCGCTCGCTCCCGGCAGCTCGGTCCTCATGGTGGGCGCCGGTTCGGGAAACCCGGAAACTGCGGGGCCACTGCTTAAGCAGCAAGGATTCACGGTCACTGAAGACTACGAAAACGGAAGCTCACCCTCCGCTGCCTACCGGACACGAGCGGTAGCCGCCGCGGGCAAGGCAGACGCCGTGGTCTTCACCTCGTACAACGCCACCAGCAACACCGCGCAGCAACAGATGGTGGCAGAACTCGCAGCAACTGGAACACCGGTGGTGGTCATTGCCACACGCAATCCTTACGACATCAGCGCCTTCCCGGGCGCCGACGCCCTACTCAACAGCTATGGCAACAAAAAGGTCAACTTCCACGGTGTTGTGCGGGCGATCTCGGGTGCGGTGAACCCCGGCGGCAAGCTGCCGGTCAATATCCCCAAATCCGATGGCGACGGCGTTCTCCTGCCCTTGGGCTTTGGCCTCCAGTACGATGCGGCGACGCCCGCAGCTGTCACCTTTACCGACCGGCCGGGTCGGGGACAGGACTCGTACACCATCCCTGCTGTTCCGGGCGTGGGCTATCTCATTCACGGCAAGGAGATCGCTGCCGGGACCTACAGGAAGCCCGCCGGCACCGTGACCGTCACGGCCTCACCCACGAAGGGGTACGTCTTTACCCACGGAGCCGCCACCGAATGGAGCCACACGTTCACCACCGGGCTTTCCAACGAGTAG
- a CDS encoding LysR substrate-binding domain-containing protein translates to MEIQQLRVFLAVAEELHFGRAAERLHLAQPPVSRMVRQLERDLGTDLFLRSTRSVQLTAAGAALLAPARELLAATQRAKAGALAAGRGEIGTVKLAYAGASTHVLVGMLAREVRRVHPGIEFRLNSQDFALPALARVLTGDVDVSLGRWDFVPAGVQSRIIVEEHLVMAVPASHRLASKEEVRVADLAGEPFVALPPHEGSVLGDRLRRLSLGAGFDPDIVQRAPDSWTAMALVGAEVGCSLTVSSVAENVTDPHVHFLRVVDETLPIYLRMAWRGTSDNPALPPVLALAERVWPGPPQEAVPEE, encoded by the coding sequence ATGGAAATTCAACAGCTTCGGGTGTTCCTCGCTGTGGCGGAGGAGCTGCATTTCGGTCGGGCGGCTGAGCGGCTCCACCTTGCACAGCCCCCGGTCAGCCGGATGGTGCGGCAACTCGAGCGGGACCTCGGCACAGACCTCTTTCTCCGGAGCACACGCAGCGTCCAATTGACGGCGGCCGGCGCGGCGTTACTTGCGCCCGCCAGGGAGCTCCTGGCCGCAACGCAGCGTGCCAAAGCCGGGGCCTTGGCAGCTGGTCGGGGAGAGATAGGCACGGTCAAACTCGCTTATGCCGGCGCATCGACCCACGTCCTGGTGGGTATGCTCGCCCGAGAAGTTCGGAGGGTTCATCCGGGAATTGAATTCCGGCTTAACAGTCAGGATTTCGCGCTCCCGGCCCTTGCGAGGGTTCTCACGGGCGACGTGGACGTCAGCCTCGGCCGGTGGGATTTTGTGCCCGCGGGTGTCCAGTCCCGCATCATCGTGGAGGAACACCTTGTGATGGCTGTCCCGGCGTCCCATCGACTCGCCTCGAAAGAGGAGGTACGTGTCGCTGATCTTGCCGGAGAGCCGTTCGTGGCATTGCCCCCACACGAGGGCTCGGTACTGGGTGATCGTTTGCGCAGGCTCAGCCTGGGCGCTGGGTTCGATCCGGACATCGTCCAGAGAGCCCCCGATTCGTGGACCGCCATGGCGCTGGTCGGGGCCGAGGTGGGATGTTCTCTGACGGTTTCCTCCGTGGCCGAGAACGTGACCGATCCGCACGTGCACTTCCTCCGGGTGGTCGACGAAACCCTGCCGATCTATCTCCGGATGGCGTGGCGCGGGACCTCGGACAACCCGGCGTTACCCCCCGTCCTTGCGCTTGCTGAACGAGTCTGGCCCGGCCCTCCTCAGGAAGCGGTCCCGGAGGAATAG
- a CDS encoding universal stress protein, whose amino-acid sequence MTSTSSFVIVLGFDGSTHSHKALKWALDEAGRRNGELRLITAWSKPPMSWYPAVLETAAGEIVAEDSPERIAERLQADALKAAASEGIAATGQAVHADSAASAILDAAKDADLVIVGSRGHGGFPGLHLGSVSTQVIDHAPCPVLVVR is encoded by the coding sequence ATGACCAGCACCAGTTCATTCGTGATTGTGCTTGGCTTTGACGGTTCTACACATTCCCACAAGGCACTGAAGTGGGCCTTGGACGAGGCCGGCCGGCGCAACGGCGAGCTCCGCCTGATCACGGCATGGAGCAAGCCGCCGATGTCTTGGTACCCGGCAGTACTGGAAACGGCCGCTGGTGAAATCGTGGCCGAGGATTCCCCCGAACGAATCGCAGAGAGGTTGCAGGCCGACGCCCTGAAAGCTGCCGCTAGCGAGGGCATAGCGGCAACCGGGCAGGCCGTTCACGCTGATTCAGCGGCGTCGGCCATACTGGACGCCGCTAAGGACGCGGATCTGGTCATCGTCGGGTCCCGCGGGCACGGTGGATTTCCGGGCCTGCACCTGGGCTCGGTCTCGACCCAGGTCATTGACCACGCACCGTGTCCGGTTCTCGTCGTCCGTTGA
- a CDS encoding ABC transporter ATP-binding protein, whose protein sequence is MIKIEGLSKSYGNQPVVNDVTFTVHPGMVTGLLGPNGAGKSTIMKMILGLVTPTSGKAWVNGASFASTSAPLGEVGALLDAGWVHPARSARNHIRAIALTQGIKAARVDEVLELTGLATAANMPVRKYSLGMKQRLGLAGALLGDPRVLILDEPINGLDLDGINWIRSFLRQLADEGRTVLVSSHLMSEMERTADRIIVMGKGQVLADGAIADIVGGQHEATVLVSSPQPDALTVQLRDAGARIQQTDNGRLQVLGLERATVGDIAASAGIALHELRSIDRSLEDAYEQLVAEEATFSAINPTKGHR, encoded by the coding sequence ATGATCAAAATTGAAGGTTTGTCGAAGTCCTACGGCAATCAGCCAGTCGTCAATGATGTTACCTTTACGGTTCATCCGGGCATGGTGACAGGGTTGTTGGGCCCCAACGGGGCAGGAAAATCAACCATCATGAAAATGATCCTCGGGCTTGTCACCCCGACGTCCGGGAAAGCGTGGGTGAACGGGGCCTCTTTTGCTTCTACGTCCGCACCGCTGGGGGAAGTCGGCGCGCTTCTTGATGCAGGTTGGGTTCATCCGGCACGGTCTGCAAGGAACCATATCCGGGCTATCGCCCTGACCCAAGGGATTAAGGCTGCCCGGGTCGATGAAGTACTGGAACTGACCGGTCTTGCCACGGCAGCCAACATGCCCGTAAGGAAATACTCCTTGGGCATGAAGCAACGCCTCGGACTGGCCGGGGCGTTGCTCGGCGATCCACGCGTGCTGATACTCGATGAACCCATCAATGGACTTGATCTGGACGGTATCAACTGGATCCGTTCCTTCCTGCGCCAACTGGCCGACGAAGGCCGCACAGTCCTTGTATCCTCGCACCTGATGAGCGAGATGGAACGCACAGCCGACCGGATCATCGTCATGGGCAAAGGCCAAGTCCTGGCAGATGGCGCTATCGCTGACATCGTAGGCGGCCAGCACGAAGCCACGGTGCTGGTCAGCAGCCCGCAACCGGACGCTCTCACAGTTCAGCTCCGAGACGCCGGCGCGAGAATCCAGCAAACAGACAACGGCCGACTCCAGGTTCTGGGGTTGGAAAGAGCCACTGTTGGGGACATCGCAGCAAGCGCCGGGATCGCGCTGCACGAACTACGATCCATCGACCGCTCCCTGGAAGACGCATACGAACAACTCGTCGCCGAAGAAGCCACGTTTAGCGCCATCAACCCGACGAAAGGCCACCGATGA
- a CDS encoding YceI family protein, with amino-acid sequence MNDRTDGDHSRIVNHVLAPPVGTFELDPVHTFVAFSAQHLVVGRVRGRFEAVQGTIVVADNLTESSVEVSIETASVTTLNPVRDNDVRSENYLDVGRYPTMTYRSTAASESTAGVWRIEGDLALHGVTRPVELTVRFGGAVTDASGNIRIAFHAHASITRRDFGLTFELLKEAGGLLVGKDIAIDIDAEAIRPL; translated from the coding sequence ATGAATGATCGGACGGACGGTGACCACAGCCGCATCGTGAACCACGTTCTCGCCCCTCCCGTGGGCACATTTGAACTCGACCCTGTGCATACCTTCGTCGCTTTCAGTGCCCAGCACCTCGTCGTCGGGCGCGTCCGGGGCCGATTCGAGGCGGTGCAGGGCACGATCGTCGTAGCCGATAACCTGACTGAGTCCAGCGTCGAGGTCAGTATCGAGACCGCGTCGGTCACCACGCTGAACCCGGTGCGCGACAACGATGTGCGTTCGGAGAACTATCTGGACGTCGGGCGCTATCCCACCATGACCTACCGCAGCACGGCGGCCTCGGAGTCGACCGCCGGGGTATGGCGGATAGAGGGAGACTTGGCGCTGCACGGCGTGACGCGCCCGGTTGAACTCACCGTCCGTTTCGGAGGCGCCGTGACCGACGCATCCGGCAACATCCGCATCGCATTCCACGCCCACGCCTCCATCACCCGACGCGATTTCGGGCTCACGTTCGAACTCCTCAAAGAAGCCGGAGGTCTGCTCGTGGGTAAAGACATCGCGATCGACATCGACGCAGAGGCGATCCGACCTCTCTAA
- a CDS encoding HNH endonuclease signature motif containing protein codes for MKTLRFRTLAIILPAAALLTLGTACSGPVAKLGIAGHGPTASAPAVPPPSAQESGVRQVHSPGAVAVDENLAPGQCAARVVDAAAGDVLPDPGCTPGAIDPAVSQDNIDSTICKAGYTATIRPPASATDKFKTTSLSAYGQSYERTTELDHLIPLELGGTNSASNLWPEPNRAGATGTTNPKDAVENTFHKAICNHTVKLADAQNAIAANWAGALKTLGL; via the coding sequence ATGAAGACCCTCCGATTCCGCACTCTCGCCATAATCCTCCCCGCCGCTGCGCTGCTGACGCTGGGTACCGCCTGCTCCGGTCCGGTTGCCAAGTTGGGCATCGCCGGCCACGGACCAACGGCATCCGCCCCGGCGGTGCCACCGCCCTCTGCTCAGGAGAGCGGTGTCAGGCAGGTCCATTCGCCCGGTGCCGTCGCCGTGGATGAGAACCTGGCGCCGGGACAATGCGCCGCACGGGTGGTTGACGCCGCCGCAGGAGATGTCCTCCCCGACCCCGGCTGCACGCCCGGAGCAATCGACCCGGCCGTCAGCCAGGACAATATCGACTCCACCATCTGCAAGGCCGGCTACACCGCTACTATCCGGCCCCCGGCGTCGGCCACCGACAAATTCAAAACCACGAGCCTGTCCGCCTACGGGCAGAGCTACGAGCGCACCACGGAGCTGGACCACCTGATCCCACTCGAGCTCGGGGGCACAAACTCGGCATCCAATCTCTGGCCGGAGCCCAACCGCGCGGGCGCCACCGGCACCACCAATCCCAAGGATGCGGTGGAGAACACCTTTCACAAGGCGATCTGCAACCACACAGTGAAGCTCGCCGATGCGCAGAACGCGATCGCCGCCAACTGGGCAGGCGCGTTGAAGACCCTGGGCCTCTAA